CTTCGTAGTTGACTTTCCGGTAGGACATACCGCGGTATTCGTGGGGGATCCAGTAAAACTAGGTGTTCGGCCGCATTCTGCCGGCTACCCGCTCGAGTGAGGGACGACCGTCGCCGGTACCGTTATCCGTCCTGTGCGATCGGATCGAAGCCGTCGACCGGCGTCACCGAGTAGTCGATCGTCAGCGCGTCCTGGGTCGCGCGGATCTTCCCGACGAACGTCGAGATGTCCTCGAGTTCGCCCTCGAGGACGAACAGTTCCATGCAGTGGTGGTCGCCGACGTGGCTGTGGAAGTTCGAAGCCACGAGGTCTTCGTGCTCGTGGCGCAGGTGCATCATTCGCTCCTCGACGCTGGTCGTCTCGTAGTCGAAGAGGACGGTGACGATCCCCATCAGGTCTCGATCCTCGAGTCGGGTGTCCTCGAACTCGCCGAGCAAGTTTCGGGAAGCCTCGCGGACGACCTCGCTGCGGCCGGTGTAGCCGTGCTCGTCGGCGAACTGGTCGAGTCGCTCGAGGAGTTCGTCGGGCATC
The DNA window shown above is from Halopiger xanaduensis SH-6 and carries:
- the nikR gene encoding nickel-responsive transcriptional regulator NikR — translated: MAVVSVSMPDELLERLDQFADEHGYTGRSEVVREASRNLLGEFEDTRLEDRDLMGIVTVLFDYETTSVEERMMHLRHEHEDLVASNFHSHVGDHHCMELFVLEGELEDISTFVGKIRATQDALTIDYSVTPVDGFDPIAQDG